Proteins encoded in a region of the Melospiza georgiana isolate bMelGeo1 chromosome 2, bMelGeo1.pri, whole genome shotgun sequence genome:
- the NHLH2 gene encoding helix-loop-helix protein 2, which translates to MMLSPDQAADSDHPSSAPSDPESLGGADAQALSCCVSDPEPAEGGGGEGRGGGGGGGEGRGGGRPGLHPPPLSREEKRRRRRATAKYRSAHATRERIRVEAFNLAFAELRKLLPTLPPDKKLSKIEILRLAICYISYLNHVLDV; encoded by the coding sequence ATGATGCTTAGCCCGGACCAAGCTGCCGACTCCGACCACCCCTCCTCGGCGCCCTCCGACCCGGAGTCCCTGGGCGGCGCGGACGCCCAGGCGCTCAGCTGCTGCGTCTCCGACCCGGAGCCCGCcgagggcggcggcggcgagggccggggcggcggcggcggcggcggggagggTCGCGGCGGGGGCCGGCCCGGGCTGCACCCGCCGCCGCTGAGCCGCGAGGAGAAGCGCCGGCGGCGCCGCGCCACGGCCAAGTACCGCTCGGCGCACGCCACGCGTGAGCGGATCCGCGTGGAGGCCTTCAACCTGGCCTTCGCCGAGCTGCGCaagctgctgcccaccctgcccccCGACAAGAAGCTCTCCAAGATCGAGATCCTGCGCCTCGCCATCTGCTACATCTCCTATCTCAACCACGTGCTGGACGTGTAG